Proteins encoded together in one Sulfuricaulis sp. window:
- a CDS encoding energy transducer TonB has translation MIRPLHTVSLARFLLLSSGLHFIFLLGMDKSDGNLSLPDLGQRVLDVRIENSMHPLQTGPGKTSISQPPGQEANNILHAIHPETHLAFQPASSIVETARETEQETAAAMSTELRNQLLGKLQTRLSHYLVYPPQARKHGWEGTVLLRLRVESDGHLDKLRVERSSGYAVLDHSALNSLSRLGHLAGASLWLNGRGVDMQLPVIYRLVEN, from the coding sequence ATGATCCGGCCCCTTCATACTGTTTCGTTGGCGCGATTTCTGCTGTTGTCGTCCGGGCTACATTTTATCTTTCTGCTCGGCATGGACAAATCGGACGGCAACCTGTCTCTGCCTGATCTCGGACAGCGTGTGTTGGATGTAAGGATTGAGAATTCAATGCATCCTTTACAGACGGGGCCGGGAAAGACATCAATTTCACAACCACCCGGGCAGGAGGCAAATAATATCCTCCACGCTATCCACCCTGAAACACACCTCGCGTTCCAGCCCGCTTCATCGATCGTGGAAACCGCCCGGGAGACGGAACAGGAAACGGCCGCCGCCATGAGCACTGAACTGCGCAACCAACTGCTAGGAAAATTGCAAACCCGTCTTTCGCATTACCTGGTATATCCGCCACAGGCGCGCAAACATGGATGGGAGGGTACCGTGCTATTGAGATTGCGCGTGGAATCCGACGGACATCTCGATAAACTTCGCGTTGAGCGCAGCTCCGGCTATGCCGTTCTGGATCATTCGGCGTTAAACTCCCTGAGCCGGCTCGGCCATCTTGCCGGAGCGTCGCTCTGGCTTAACGGCCGCGGCGTGGATATGCAATTGCCCGTTATCTACCGGCTGGTGGAAAACTGA
- a CDS encoding Fur family transcriptional regulator, giving the protein MSMTAQPKSEPEIKDLLRSHGIFPTSQRVIITRLLFEKCTHLSAEDVFRLVNAGNRQVSKATVYNTLGLLAEKGVVREVLADPTRIFYDPNTQPHHHFFDVTSGKLTDISVDQIHVSNLPPLPPGARLEGVDVIVRLRPEK; this is encoded by the coding sequence ATGAGCATGACCGCACAACCAAAATCAGAGCCAGAGATTAAAGATCTCTTGCGCAGCCATGGTATTTTCCCTACTTCTCAGAGGGTAATTATCACACGGCTTCTGTTTGAGAAGTGCACGCACCTGTCCGCGGAAGATGTTTTCCGTCTGGTTAACGCGGGTAACCGCCAGGTTTCCAAGGCCACGGTATACAACACGCTCGGACTGCTGGCAGAGAAGGGCGTCGTCAGGGAAGTGCTCGCCGATCCCACGCGAATCTTTTACGACCCGAACACGCAACCCCATCATCATTTCTTCGATGTCACCTCCGGCAAACTGACCGATATCAGCGTGGATCAGATTCACGTGAGCAATTTGCCGCCACTTCCGCCGGGCGCCAGGCTCGAAGGCGTGGACGTGATCGTGCGTTTGCGTCCCGAGAAGTGA
- a CDS encoding adenosylcobinamide-GDP ribazoletransferase, producing the protein MRYFWIALQFLTRLPAPRSTSASPEDRGRSVLFYPLVGFLLGALIAGMQALLTSADVGLQSALVLLLWVLLTGGLHLDGLADSADAWAGSHGDRDKALRIMKDTASGPAGVTAVVLVLLLKFAALSVLLRENVWMSLVMAPVLGRMAIVFLFASTPYVRMGGLGADHAMHLPRLAAIIVLILIAAAVIARGGIGLVALAAGLGLLLILRLMMVKRLGGATGDTLGAACELIEAAVLMAMALVVS; encoded by the coding sequence ATGCGTTATTTCTGGATCGCCTTGCAGTTCCTCACGCGCCTGCCGGCGCCACGTTCAACGTCAGCCAGCCCGGAAGATCGCGGTAGATCCGTGCTATTTTACCCCTTGGTGGGTTTTTTGCTGGGCGCGCTGATCGCGGGCATGCAGGCTTTGCTGACGTCAGCGGATGTCGGTTTGCAGTCGGCTTTGGTGTTGTTGCTGTGGGTGCTCCTTACCGGCGGCTTGCATCTCGACGGGCTCGCGGACAGCGCCGATGCCTGGGCGGGATCGCATGGCGATCGCGACAAGGCCTTGCGCATCATGAAGGACACGGCCAGCGGACCCGCCGGGGTTACCGCCGTGGTCTTGGTTTTGCTGCTTAAGTTCGCCGCCCTGTCGGTTTTGCTTCGTGAAAATGTTTGGATGAGTTTAGTGATGGCGCCGGTGCTCGGCCGTATGGCGATTGTATTTTTGTTTGCGAGCACGCCTTATGTCCGGATGGGAGGTTTGGGTGCTGACCACGCTATGCATTTACCGCGTCTCGCAGCCATTATTGTCTTGATTCTTATCGCGGCAGCTGTCATCGCACGGGGTGGAATAGGGCTGGTGGCATTGGCGGCGGGACTTGGTTTGTTGCTGATATTGCGGTTAATGATGGTAAAACGTCTGGGCGGCGCTACCGGCGATACACTCGGCGCCGCTTGCGAATTAATCGAGGCTGCCGTTCTGATGGCCATGGCCTTGGTGGTGAGCTAA
- a CDS encoding GspH/FimT family pseudopilin, producing MHNRYLKLGKASQNETPSVCRLMPFIGIKNPVVSPLVGQKLPFICNRGFTLVELIIVLTIAGVLMALAAPGMQNFVASNRLTAQVNDLLGDINIARSEAIKRNTSAGICVTAVGGSTCTVAGNWANGWLVYYVDPDTAASVAIKIHEKFSGNNTLTAPTDALVFNKSGFLTTAAGDFTLCDSKLGKSRLVQVIITGRPALTEGTCP from the coding sequence ATGCATAATCGTTATCTCAAGTTAGGAAAAGCCTCCCAGAATGAAACTCCTTCTGTCTGCCGATTAATGCCGTTCATCGGTATAAAGAATCCAGTAGTATCACCATTAGTCGGCCAGAAATTACCTTTTATCTGCAATAGAGGTTTCACGCTGGTTGAATTGATAATTGTCTTAACTATTGCAGGGGTATTGATGGCTTTGGCAGCTCCCGGTATGCAGAATTTTGTCGCGTCCAACCGACTTACCGCCCAGGTTAACGATCTTCTGGGAGATATAAACATTGCCAGAAGCGAGGCTATCAAACGCAATACCTCAGCTGGTATCTGCGTGACAGCCGTTGGCGGCTCAACCTGCACCGTAGCCGGTAACTGGGCAAACGGTTGGCTGGTTTACTACGTCGATCCTGACACGGCCGCTTCTGTCGCCATCAAAATTCACGAGAAATTCTCTGGAAATAACACCCTGACGGCGCCCACTGACGCATTGGTTTTCAACAAAAGCGGTTTTCTGACGACCGCCGCAGGAGATTTTACGTTATGCGACAGCAAGCTGGGCAAATCACGGCTCGTGCAAGTCATTATCACCGGACGACCTGCGTTGACGGAAGGGACCTGTCCATGA
- a CDS encoding cob(I)yrinic acid a,c-diamide adenosyltransferase, which translates to MGHRLSKIYTRTGDDGTTGLGDGARVKKTSPRVEAMGAVDELNSVIGILLTQDVPEDIQAPLTDIQHELFDLGGELSIPGRTAITEAQVERLEATLDQLNAGLSPLKEFILPGGSQTSATCHLARAICRRAERRTHALSEVEKINVVAAKYLNRLSDLLFVMARVLNARAGRGDVLWQPGKNR; encoded by the coding sequence ATGGGACATCGCCTTTCCAAAATTTATACGCGCACGGGAGACGACGGCACCACGGGCTTGGGCGATGGCGCGCGCGTGAAAAAAACCAGTCCGCGTGTGGAAGCCATGGGCGCGGTGGATGAGCTCAACAGCGTCATCGGCATATTGCTGACACAGGATGTCCCGGAAGATATCCAGGCGCCTCTCACCGACATCCAACACGAACTCTTCGATCTGGGCGGCGAACTTAGCATCCCGGGGCGGACGGCCATCACGGAAGCCCAGGTCGAGCGCCTCGAAGCAACCCTGGATCAATTGAATGCCGGCTTATCACCACTCAAGGAATTCATCCTACCGGGAGGATCCCAGACATCGGCCACGTGCCATCTGGCGCGGGCGATTTGCCGCCGCGCAGAGCGACGCACGCATGCCCTGAGCGAAGTGGAGAAAATCAATGTCGTAGCGGCGAAATACCTGAATCGTCTTTCCGACTTGTTGTTTGTCATGGCACGTGTACTGAATGCCCGCGCCGGTCGCGGCGACGTCCTGTGGCAACCGGGGAAAAACCGCTAA
- the cobC gene encoding alpha-ribazole phosphatase family protein: MTQAVSTLFDLLRHGEPVGGRKYRGQLDDPLSERGWRQMREAVGEHCPWDVILSSPLSRCAAFARELAIRHDLPLEIETRFMELGFGEWEGRTATELLERDPQLLTRFWQDPVNHAPPGGETLATFRNRIKDAFDEALSRHEGRHVLLVCHAGVIRLLVSHALDMPLDRMFRIDVPSAGISRIRIDANGTGPLPRLVFHAGRL, translated from the coding sequence ATGACGCAGGCAGTCTCCACGTTATTCGATCTGTTGCGTCATGGTGAGCCCGTGGGCGGCAGAAAATATCGCGGTCAACTCGACGACCCCCTGAGTGAAAGGGGTTGGCGGCAAATGCGTGAAGCCGTCGGTGAACATTGTCCTTGGGACGTTATTCTGAGCTCGCCACTTTCCCGTTGTGCGGCATTCGCCCGGGAACTGGCTATCCGGCATGATCTGCCCCTCGAGATCGAGACGCGATTCATGGAACTGGGCTTTGGAGAATGGGAGGGACGTACGGCCACCGAGTTGCTTGAACGCGATCCGCAGTTGCTGACGCGCTTCTGGCAAGACCCGGTCAATCATGCGCCACCCGGCGGTGAAACCCTCGCGACCTTTCGGAATCGTATAAAAGACGCATTCGATGAGGCGCTCTCACGCCATGAAGGGCGGCATGTGCTCCTTGTCTGTCATGCCGGCGTCATACGATTGCTCGTCAGCCATGCGCTCGATATGCCACTGGATCGAATGTTTCGTATCGATGTGCCCAGTGCGGGAATAAGCCGTATCCGTATCGATGCCAACGGCACGGGCCCGTTGCCACGGCTGGTATTTCACGCCGGCCGGCTTTGA
- the ampD gene encoding 1,6-anhydro-N-acetylmuramyl-L-alanine amidase AmpD, whose amino-acid sequence MQIDSGSGLIQGVRFVSSPNCDARPTGVPVDTLIIHSISLPPGTFGGPGVERLFCNSLDPNEHPYYREIKDLKVSAHFLVRRNGDLVQFVPLHQRAWHAGQSYCEGRTNINDFSIGVEVEGADNLPFEDVQYEALAKLTSALRLQYPAITRERIYGHGDIAPGRKTDPGPMFDWNRYLKSCS is encoded by the coding sequence ATGCAGATTGATTCTGGCAGCGGTTTGATACAGGGAGTTCGATTCGTGTCATCTCCCAATTGCGATGCGCGCCCGACCGGAGTTCCGGTGGACACCTTGATCATTCATTCGATCAGCCTGCCGCCGGGCACGTTCGGCGGGCCCGGTGTCGAACGTCTGTTCTGTAATAGCCTTGATCCGAATGAGCATCCCTATTATCGCGAAATCAAGGATCTGAAAGTTTCCGCACATTTTCTCGTTCGCCGCAATGGCGATCTTGTCCAGTTCGTGCCGCTGCACCAGCGTGCCTGGCATGCCGGACAGTCGTATTGTGAGGGACGCACGAATATCAACGATTTTTCCATCGGTGTGGAAGTGGAAGGCGCGGATAATCTTCCTTTCGAGGACGTCCAGTACGAGGCGCTCGCGAAACTTACCAGCGCTCTTCGGCTCCAATATCCTGCCATCACCAGGGAGCGTATATACGGCCATGGCGATATTGCGCCTGGACGCAAGACTGATCCGGGACCGATGTTTGACTGGAATCGTTATTTGAAGTCTTGCTCCTAG
- the pilV gene encoding type IV pilus modification protein PilV, with protein sequence MKPIHNNRSRPRHQGFSLIEVMVALLVLSIGLLGLAALQTTSLQFNTGSYYRTQATFLAYDILDRMRANSIGVKAGSYNATTSAAAAAAKADTTACSTGCNTTDLAKYDLGEWYRRMEIMLPGSTLPTNNYALISRDAANVVTITINWVEKDLTMRQIWVVQL encoded by the coding sequence ATGAAACCGATTCACAACAACAGATCTCGTCCACGACACCAGGGCTTCTCTTTGATCGAAGTCATGGTCGCACTGCTGGTGCTCTCCATCGGTCTGCTTGGGCTAGCGGCACTGCAAACAACATCACTGCAATTTAACACTGGCTCCTATTACCGTACTCAGGCCACCTTCCTGGCCTATGACATCCTTGACCGCATGCGCGCCAACTCCATCGGGGTAAAGGCCGGTAGCTACAACGCCACGACTTCCGCTGCCGCAGCGGCCGCTAAAGCCGACACCACAGCCTGCAGTACAGGTTGCAACACCACCGACCTCGCCAAATACGATCTCGGTGAATGGTATAGAAGGATGGAGATCATGCTTCCGGGCTCCACACTCCCCACCAATAACTATGCATTGATATCAAGGGATGCAGCAAACGTTGTCACCATAACCATCAACTGGGTCGAAAAAGATTTAACGATGCGACAAATCTGGGTTGTTCAATTATGA
- the cobT gene encoding nicotinate-nucleotide--dimethylbenzimidazole phosphoribosyltransferase produces MSAKWWLRPMASPSEARTQAARQRQGQLTKPPGSLGELETIAVRLCGLQDRDRPGIDRLLIVVFAADHGVAEEGVSAFPQSVTVEMVRNFSRGGAAISVLARALNATLEVVNVGTADDLGPLPGVINRRIAPGTANIRHAPAMTPPQLENALQIGIEAAERASVNRMDLFIGGEMGIANTTSAGAVACALLGMAGAALAGPGTGLDDAGVRHKARVIDEAIARHGCARADVLGVLRCLGGFEIAALTGAYLHCAQMGIPVLVDGYISTVAALCAQRLNADVSAWFFYGHHSAEPGHRFVMEALGARPLLHLGMCLGEGSGASVAVPLLRMACLLHNQMATFAEAGVSRALE; encoded by the coding sequence ATGAGTGCGAAATGGTGGCTGCGACCCATGGCCAGCCCCAGCGAGGCTCGCACACAGGCCGCGCGCCAGCGTCAAGGGCAGCTTACCAAGCCGCCCGGTTCACTCGGCGAACTTGAGACGATTGCAGTACGTCTTTGTGGATTGCAGGACCGTGACCGGCCCGGCATTGATCGTTTGCTTATCGTGGTGTTTGCGGCGGATCATGGCGTGGCCGAAGAAGGCGTATCGGCTTTTCCGCAGTCGGTTACCGTGGAAATGGTGCGTAATTTCTCACGTGGCGGTGCTGCGATCAGTGTGCTGGCGCGTGCGTTGAATGCCACGCTCGAGGTGGTGAATGTCGGTACGGCGGACGATCTCGGCCCGCTGCCCGGTGTCATCAACAGGCGCATTGCGCCCGGTACTGCCAACATACGTCATGCACCGGCCATGACGCCGCCGCAACTCGAAAACGCTTTGCAGATTGGCATCGAGGCCGCCGAGCGTGCCAGCGTTAACCGTATGGATCTTTTCATCGGCGGGGAGATGGGTATCGCTAACACTACGTCGGCCGGCGCCGTGGCTTGTGCCCTGCTGGGTATGGCCGGCGCCGCTTTGGCTGGACCTGGAACGGGTTTGGATGATGCTGGTGTGCGACACAAGGCACGTGTCATTGATGAAGCCATTGCCCGTCACGGTTGCGCGCGCGCCGATGTTCTGGGTGTGTTGCGTTGTCTCGGCGGTTTCGAAATCGCCGCCTTAACCGGTGCTTACCTTCACTGCGCCCAGATGGGCATCCCGGTGCTTGTCGATGGATATATTTCGACTGTCGCCGCGCTTTGTGCGCAACGTTTGAACGCCGACGTATCGGCGTGGTTTTTCTATGGGCACCATTCAGCGGAGCCGGGGCATCGATTTGTCATGGAAGCGCTCGGAGCACGCCCCTTGTTACATCTCGGCATGTGCTTGGGCGAGGGCAGCGGCGCGTCGGTGGCAGTGCCATTGTTGCGCATGGCCTGCCTGCTGCATAACCAGATGGCGACCTTTGCCGAGGCCGGTGTGTCAAGAGCGCTGGAATGA
- a CDS encoding cobalamin-binding protein — protein MSRKKRFHCLTVLGIFFFISLSAWGVEVVDDAGRIVKLKMPAKRIISLAPYLTEILFAAGAGSALVGTVNYSDYPKQALQIPRVGNYDSFDAERILALKPDLVVAWQSGNPTVQVERLRNLGLTIYLGEPRVFEDVPSNLERLGELTGTARTAQQAATAFRQRYTRLQHRYASRPMVSVFYEIWNQPLMTVNGEHLISRMMQLCGGRNVFAELAPLAPVIDLEAVLKADPEAIIASGMNEKSPEWLEDWRQYPLLRAVRGNNLFFIPPDLMQRNGPRILEGAEQVCQNLEQVRTRRAKH, from the coding sequence TTGTCGCGCAAGAAACGGTTTCATTGTTTGACAGTATTGGGCATTTTTTTCTTTATCTCCTTATCGGCATGGGGCGTCGAAGTCGTTGACGATGCCGGCCGCATTGTTAAGCTAAAAATGCCTGCTAAGCGCATCATTAGTTTGGCCCCATACCTCACTGAAATTCTGTTCGCTGCCGGCGCCGGCTCAGCGCTTGTTGGAACGGTGAATTACAGCGATTATCCAAAGCAAGCTTTGCAGATTCCACGCGTCGGTAATTACGATAGCTTCGATGCCGAGCGCATCTTGGCGTTAAAACCGGATCTTGTTGTTGCCTGGCAGAGCGGAAATCCCACGGTGCAAGTGGAGCGTTTAAGAAATCTCGGTTTGACTATTTATTTGGGCGAACCGCGCGTCTTCGAAGACGTGCCGAGCAACCTCGAACGTTTGGGAGAACTGACCGGCACCGCGCGCACCGCCCAACAGGCCGCAACGGCTTTTCGACAGCGCTATACGCGTCTTCAACACCGCTATGCCAGTCGTCCCATGGTGAGTGTGTTTTATGAAATATGGAATCAACCGCTGATGACCGTGAATGGCGAGCATTTAATCAGCCGTATGATGCAGCTATGTGGCGGTCGTAACGTATTTGCCGAATTAGCGCCCCTGGCGCCGGTGATCGATCTTGAAGCGGTACTTAAAGCCGATCCTGAGGCGATTATTGCGAGCGGTATGAATGAGAAGTCGCCGGAGTGGCTGGAGGATTGGCGCCAATACCCTTTGCTGCGAGCGGTTCGAGGAAACAATTTATTTTTTATTCCCCCCGATTTGATGCAGCGTAACGGTCCACGTATCCTGGAAGGAGCCGAGCAAGTTTGTCAGAATCTAGAGCAGGTGCGGACCCGGCGCGCAAAACATTAG
- the cobU gene encoding bifunctional adenosylcobinamide kinase/adenosylcobinamide-phosphate guanylyltransferase, translating into MKELILGGARSGKSGFAESRAEASGMAVTCIVTAQPNDQEMAARIRYHREKRPPHWKVVEKPVSLATTLQTLAAPDRCLLVDCLTLWLSNTLHADHGDPVVGSPESVFAREREALVATLPTLAGYIILVSNEVGMGIVPLGELSRRFCDEIGRLHQDLGGLCDRVTLMVAGLPLVVKGNAA; encoded by the coding sequence ATGAAGGAGTTGATTCTGGGTGGGGCGCGTTCGGGCAAAAGCGGTTTTGCCGAAAGCAGGGCGGAAGCGAGCGGAATGGCCGTGACCTGTATTGTCACCGCACAACCCAACGACCAAGAAATGGCTGCACGCATTCGCTACCACCGTGAGAAGCGCCCGCCACACTGGAAGGTTGTTGAGAAGCCTGTTTCATTAGCCACTACCCTGCAAACACTGGCGGCTCCCGATCGGTGTTTGCTGGTCGACTGTTTAACGCTGTGGCTCTCTAACACTCTGCATGCCGATCATGGCGATCCGGTGGTCGGTTCACCCGAATCGGTTTTCGCGCGCGAGCGGGAGGCACTGGTCGCCACGCTTCCTACGCTCGCGGGCTACATAATTCTTGTCAGTAACGAGGTGGGCATGGGCATTGTCCCGCTCGGGGAATTATCGCGGCGTTTCTGTGACGAAATCGGGAGGCTACATCAAGACCTGGGGGGACTCTGTGACAGAGTGACATTGATGGTCGCTGGCTTGCCACTCGTGGTGAAGGGGAATGCCGCATGA
- a CDS encoding PilW family protein, whose protein sequence is MKPLNAFRHRMLGLSLVELMVAITIGLIILTAVSTLFVSSKQTYTTQDSLARLQENARFAMQFLIKDIRLAGYYGCLHNVDASTTNTSLNGGTTFNNDAFFPFEGVENATGTWSRSGTALPASMKSGTDAIVVRLANESVSSTVAPGMLNEASTLNVNDAAPFATNDDVVVSDCEGADVMRVTGIAGNALQHTAGGLKKAYEPPARVYQMVTRQYFIQTKTVNGKTVPVLRRQENGGLADELVEGIESLQFLYGEDTDTPPDGVPNIYRKANTVVNWARVYSIRVGILARTIDDKNPDLDTNSYDVDGDGTNEVAAPGDRYRRRIFQATVQLRNML, encoded by the coding sequence ATGAAACCGTTAAACGCTTTCCGGCATCGCATGCTCGGACTGAGTCTGGTCGAGTTGATGGTGGCGATCACCATCGGGCTGATTATCCTGACAGCCGTTTCGACTCTTTTTGTCAGCAGCAAACAGACCTATACCACTCAGGACAGCCTGGCCCGTCTGCAGGAAAATGCGCGTTTTGCCATGCAGTTCCTGATCAAGGACATCCGTCTCGCGGGCTATTATGGCTGCCTGCACAATGTTGACGCGAGCACGACGAATACATCGCTGAATGGCGGTACCACCTTTAACAACGACGCCTTCTTCCCTTTCGAAGGTGTTGAAAATGCTACCGGGACATGGTCACGTTCCGGAACTGCACTTCCCGCGAGCATGAAATCAGGCACTGACGCTATCGTTGTCCGCTTGGCAAACGAATCAGTCTCGTCGACCGTCGCCCCTGGCATGCTCAACGAAGCGAGCACCTTGAATGTGAACGACGCCGCTCCCTTCGCCACCAATGATGATGTCGTCGTATCAGACTGCGAGGGCGCCGACGTCATGAGAGTAACCGGCATAGCCGGCAATGCGCTTCAGCACACTGCAGGAGGCCTTAAAAAGGCTTACGAGCCGCCGGCACGTGTTTACCAAATGGTTACACGTCAGTATTTCATTCAAACAAAAACGGTCAACGGAAAGACAGTCCCGGTGTTGCGTCGCCAGGAAAATGGCGGCCTTGCCGATGAATTAGTGGAAGGAATCGAAAGTCTGCAATTCCTCTACGGCGAAGACACTGACACCCCGCCGGATGGCGTGCCCAACATCTACCGAAAAGCCAATACTGTTGTCAATTGGGCCAGGGTATACAGCATACGCGTCGGAATCCTGGCAAGAACCATTGACGACAAGAATCCTGATTTGGACACCAACTCTTATGACGTGGACGGAGACGGCACAAATGAAGTCGCCGCACCGGGCGACCGTTACCGGCGCCGTATATTTCAAGCCACCGTCCAGTTGAGAAACATGCTATGA
- a CDS encoding regulatory signaling modulator protein AmpE, whose amino-acid sequence MSEILIIVLLAILLDHLIPDRQGIKPFAWYRDWAESIEERFNGGKRTHGIGAVMLATLPIVAGVMLIHYILGELGWILRVAFDVVVLYLCLDVHRLGKTANAISNALESGELGEADDKLRDLIGKGVPERTDANIARAAVEGVLKQGNSLIVSPIFWFILLGPFGAVLQRLSCILDSLWGHRYERFAEFGWAAARFDDLMGWVPARITALSYALMGSFEDALHCWRRRVGVWSDINSGPLLASGFGAMHMQICEAAEESEYEEKTSDLTVIPDAGHVQRAVALVWRMLLLWLVIGILMTGAHLIGFITA is encoded by the coding sequence ATGAGCGAGATACTGATTATTGTTTTGCTGGCAATTCTGCTTGACCATCTGATTCCCGATCGTCAGGGCATCAAACCATTCGCCTGGTATCGGGATTGGGCGGAATCCATCGAAGAGCGTTTCAACGGCGGGAAACGCACGCACGGTATCGGCGCTGTCATGTTGGCGACACTTCCGATCGTAGCGGGCGTTATGCTGATTCATTACATTCTCGGGGAGCTCGGCTGGATATTGCGCGTTGCTTTCGATGTCGTGGTGCTTTATCTGTGTCTGGATGTACATCGCCTGGGTAAAACCGCGAATGCGATATCGAATGCCCTGGAGTCCGGTGAGCTGGGCGAGGCGGACGATAAACTGCGGGATCTGATCGGAAAAGGCGTTCCGGAAAGGACCGATGCGAATATCGCACGCGCCGCCGTTGAAGGCGTTCTTAAGCAGGGCAATTCGCTGATTGTATCGCCCATCTTCTGGTTCATTCTCCTGGGCCCCTTCGGTGCCGTGTTGCAACGGCTGAGCTGCATTCTCGATTCGCTTTGGGGCCATCGTTATGAACGTTTCGCCGAGTTCGGTTGGGCCGCAGCCCGCTTCGATGATTTAATGGGATGGGTACCGGCGCGCATCACGGCGCTCTCCTACGCGTTGATGGGCAGCTTCGAGGACGCGTTACATTGTTGGCGCCGGCGTGTCGGTGTGTGGTCGGATATTAACAGCGGTCCTTTGCTGGCCTCCGGTTTCGGCGCCATGCATATGCAGATTTGTGAAGCAGCTGAAGAGAGTGAATACGAAGAGAAAACATCCGACCTTACCGTCATCCCGGATGCCGGTCATGTGCAACGCGCCGTGGCGCTGGTCTGGCGGATGCTGCTGTTGTGGTTGGTGATCGGTATTTTGATGACCGGTGCGCATCTGATCGGTTTTATCACAGCCTGA